A genomic stretch from Rubripirellula reticaptiva includes:
- a CDS encoding TolC family protein — protein sequence MLPSKKPAASVSASTNFRRACVVACAVVSTVGCSASRFAKPDSSVKPDTLVESPILDSQQRLLDQAESIFQLVSVSEQRVTQYDESEHDSHLGLVADESVAVGEVSYSPDPVAESAQPRDANVVPDQFYDLTESQMLSLALANSPVLRPLGIRVLDSPAAATTVYDTAIAATDPFYGPAAALAEFDTRLTASLSSQNNDRVFNNSTLGGDVQQLVQDFASLNTGLQKRSLSGAAFNFDTVHAYDNNNRSGNSFRSYWENQYQFGVRQPILQGAGREFNLIAGPNAQPGFNFSNGILIARLNNRMSDADFAISLRTFVRDLYSVYWDLKRQYENYQNVLVAEELACRTWQSVLAKSDASVTGGEANKEAQARAKYYSYKRQTQTSLGGDGSQEGLYVVERKLRRLIGLPIVDGELLRPVDAVPCAPMKFDYDALITRAMASRTELTRQSMKVQQQQLRLIAAKNFLLPQLDLIGRYRLRGFGDDLTGDDSGERFASAYKDFFSLDHQEFEFGVEMGVTAGRRQARAAVRNAGLQVNREQSVLAEQQRTVEHQISDAHAAVASAYAAMETSLAQVDASRTRLESSQALFVADKIQIEFMLDAQEELLRAETQLAADQTRYAMSLVEVNAATGTLLSDLGIHVQHTACQSHAVFAY from the coding sequence TTGTTACCGTCTAAGAAACCTGCTGCTTCGGTATCTGCATCAACGAACTTTCGTCGTGCTTGTGTCGTTGCCTGCGCGGTCGTTTCCACGGTTGGCTGTTCGGCAAGTCGCTTTGCGAAACCCGATTCGAGTGTGAAGCCGGACACGCTGGTTGAATCGCCCATCCTTGATTCCCAACAGCGGTTGCTTGATCAGGCGGAATCGATTTTTCAGCTGGTGTCGGTCAGCGAGCAGCGAGTCACTCAATATGACGAATCGGAACATGACTCGCACTTGGGCTTGGTCGCGGATGAATCGGTCGCGGTCGGCGAGGTTTCGTACTCGCCCGATCCTGTCGCCGAGTCGGCGCAGCCACGCGATGCTAATGTCGTCCCCGACCAGTTTTATGACCTGACCGAAAGCCAAATGTTGTCGCTGGCGCTGGCGAACAGTCCTGTCTTGCGACCGCTTGGAATTCGAGTTCTCGATAGTCCCGCCGCGGCGACAACCGTTTATGACACAGCCATTGCGGCGACGGATCCATTCTATGGACCGGCCGCCGCGCTTGCCGAGTTTGATACGCGTTTGACGGCAAGCTTGTCATCCCAAAATAACGATCGTGTCTTCAACAATTCCACCTTGGGCGGTGACGTTCAGCAACTGGTTCAAGATTTTGCCTCGCTCAACACTGGCCTTCAAAAGCGAAGTCTGAGCGGTGCAGCGTTCAATTTCGATACCGTTCATGCGTACGACAACAACAACCGGTCTGGCAACAGTTTTCGAAGTTATTGGGAAAATCAGTATCAGTTCGGTGTTCGGCAACCAATCCTGCAGGGTGCTGGTCGTGAGTTCAACCTGATCGCTGGGCCAAACGCTCAACCAGGTTTCAATTTTTCAAACGGAATCTTGATTGCGAGACTGAACAATCGTATGTCCGATGCCGATTTTGCAATCTCATTGCGGACATTCGTGCGCGACTTGTATTCGGTCTACTGGGACTTGAAGCGTCAATACGAGAACTATCAAAACGTTCTTGTCGCCGAAGAACTTGCCTGCCGGACTTGGCAAAGCGTTTTGGCGAAATCGGATGCAAGCGTGACTGGTGGCGAAGCGAACAAAGAGGCTCAAGCTCGTGCGAAGTACTACAGCTACAAACGCCAAACGCAGACTTCCCTCGGTGGTGATGGGTCGCAAGAAGGACTTTACGTCGTCGAACGCAAACTGCGGCGTTTGATTGGATTGCCGATTGTCGATGGAGAATTGCTTCGCCCGGTCGACGCGGTGCCCTGTGCACCGATGAAGTTCGACTACGATGCATTGATTACGCGAGCGATGGCAAGTCGAACCGAGCTGACGCGACAGTCCATGAAGGTCCAGCAGCAGCAGTTGCGGTTGATTGCAGCCAAGAATTTCTTGCTGCCCCAACTCGATTTGATCGGGCGATATCGATTGAGAGGTTTTGGCGATGATTTGACGGGAGATGACAGCGGCGAGCGTTTCGCGAGCGCCTACAAGGACTTCTTTTCGCTTGATCACCAAGAGTTCGAATTTGGTGTCGAGATGGGAGTCACCGCGGGGCGACGCCAAGCTCGTGCGGCTGTCCGGAATGCGGGGCTTCAGGTCAATCGCGAACAGTCCGTCTTGGCCGAACAACAGCGGACCGTTGAGCATCAGATCAGCGATGCTCACGCTGCGGTTGCATCGGCCTATGCGGCGATGGAAACTTCACTAGCTCAGGTTGATGCGTCGCGAACGAGGTTGGAATCTTCGCAGGCTCTTTTTGTTGCAGACAAGATCCAGATCGAGTTCATGCTGGACGCTCAGGAAGAACTGCTTCGAGCCGAAACTCAACTGGCTGCGGATCAAACGCGGTACGCGATGTCGCTCGTGGAAGTGAATGCTGCAACAGGCACCTTGCTAAGCGATCTGGGCATTCACGTTCAACACACCGCTTGTCAGTCTCATGCCGTGTTTGCGTACTGA
- a CDS encoding RluA family pseudouridine synthase, whose protein sequence is MIKTFRFDPLPGARPYENPRSMRVRRHQAGLSLLNFLLEFHPPTRRQSWLDWIAAGDITIDGQCAQADRVVLAGERYVHTMHDVCEPDVAPEVVVLHEDDAIIVVDKPAPMPVHPSGRFNRNTLLCLLQTVYLDDKLRMAHRLDANTTGVVVVCRTAAAATSIQTQFANRQVKKQYAAVVHGHVTWDDYVCQLPIQSSADLSPKQNTIGSRTVHPDGLPAETIFRVLERLHDNTTRIEAIPITGRTNQIRVHLWAMGFPIVGDPLYLPGGKLGQQQTLGVGDPPMRLHAARLMFVHPQTGREVSFESRSKATD, encoded by the coding sequence ATGATCAAGACCTTCCGATTTGATCCGTTGCCCGGCGCGCGGCCGTACGAGAATCCACGCTCGATGCGGGTGCGCAGGCATCAAGCTGGATTGTCGCTGTTGAATTTCTTGTTGGAGTTTCATCCGCCGACTCGGCGACAGAGTTGGCTAGACTGGATCGCGGCGGGCGACATCACGATTGACGGTCAATGTGCCCAGGCGGATCGAGTCGTGCTGGCGGGTGAGCGGTATGTTCACACGATGCATGACGTGTGCGAACCGGATGTTGCACCGGAGGTGGTGGTGCTGCACGAAGACGACGCGATTATTGTCGTTGACAAGCCCGCGCCGATGCCAGTTCATCCCAGCGGGCGATTCAATCGCAACACCTTGCTTTGTTTGTTGCAAACCGTCTATCTCGACGACAAGCTTCGCATGGCTCACCGGCTAGACGCCAACACCACGGGCGTGGTGGTGGTTTGCCGAACGGCTGCTGCAGCTACGTCCATTCAGACTCAGTTTGCCAATCGGCAAGTCAAAAAACAGTATGCCGCGGTCGTGCATGGGCATGTGACTTGGGATGACTACGTTTGTCAGCTGCCGATCCAAAGTTCGGCGGATTTGTCGCCTAAGCAGAACACGATTGGATCGCGAACCGTTCATCCGGATGGTTTACCGGCGGAAACCATCTTTCGAGTGCTGGAGAGACTCCATGACAACACGACTCGAATCGAAGCGATACCCATCACGGGGCGTACGAACCAGATCCGTGTTCACTTGTGGGCGATGGGATTTCCGATTGTCGGCGATCCGCTTTATCTGCCAGGCGGCAAGCTGGGCCAGCAGCAAACGCTGGGCGTTGGGGATCCGCCGATGAGATTGCACGCTGCACGATTGATGTTTGTCCACCCGCAGACCGGCCGCGAAGTCAGCTTTGAGAGCCGTTCAAAAGCGACCGATTGA
- a CDS encoding tetratricopeptide repeat protein, whose translation MTVDTYAICPCGSGKKIKFCKCKDSVHELDEIMNMIEGGQVVPSLDRLSNILSENPDAAWALAIRGRLLLDLREYDSLTENAERFIRLQPSNPLALTQSAAALLFRGKQEEATTKMLEALTESGRDVDAFVLDVSSVLAYSLAQSGVFLTARVYATLAMMASGYQGGQTAMTVLRQLNSAPTISQLMKAIPEPIERPEGVEWGERFDEAATLLRSNKVILAETKFESLRRTVPKEPAILLGLLTCAIWRGDTDSQSDLLKKLSACESLDFEQRARYLAMSALAKPGAPDASVATVTLSADIDKADEAEMALMTDARMVSLPADLLQGMRTSEEDVPPKSGFQILDRDKPESLEVLPAVNDVPEAIAMVFVYGRQTDRSARVEVIEVRKENVAEVRSRIDGVLSGLTWTETDGEQLPLLVGCQPAIAMLRFKANPAEAEKLQNELSNTRMAAAIVSLKLPILGGASLQDLAGDESKLLERTAVVRIVQQYDSIAAKGDVVMDEVVKLAGLAPLAMITPTDEQTESIANEDLNLVDPSGLNGESMIYLLQRAQQVSATPATRRLATRLIDADLTDEQKPAKLLAYMSLINAAEGATEAIELMDKAKAFAASNGLSTSNLLLSEIGLRLSAGDGPGFQNTLQELTTRYGNEPETMARLQQMLIQYGLINPDGSPRGGRPPQEPAAAGGGLWTPDGGGSGGPAGPAGPPPSDGGSKLWVPGMD comes from the coding sequence ATGACTGTCGATACTTACGCGATTTGCCCGTGCGGCAGCGGCAAAAAAATCAAGTTCTGCAAGTGCAAGGACTCCGTTCACGAACTCGACGAAATCATGAACATGATCGAGGGTGGACAGGTTGTCCCCTCGCTTGACCGATTGTCGAACATTCTTTCCGAGAATCCAGATGCGGCTTGGGCGTTGGCGATTCGCGGTCGCTTGTTGCTGGATTTGCGTGAGTACGATTCGCTGACCGAGAACGCCGAACGGTTCATTCGGTTGCAGCCTAGTAACCCGCTGGCGCTGACTCAGTCGGCCGCCGCGTTGTTGTTTCGTGGCAAGCAAGAAGAAGCGACCACGAAGATGTTAGAGGCGTTGACCGAAAGTGGTCGCGATGTCGACGCATTCGTGTTGGACGTGTCGTCGGTGCTGGCATACTCGTTGGCTCAAAGCGGCGTCTTTTTGACCGCGCGTGTTTACGCGACCTTGGCGATGATGGCATCGGGTTATCAGGGTGGGCAAACCGCGATGACAGTGCTGCGTCAATTGAATTCAGCGCCGACGATCAGCCAGTTGATGAAGGCCATTCCCGAACCGATCGAGCGACCGGAAGGCGTCGAGTGGGGCGAGCGTTTCGATGAAGCAGCGACGCTGCTACGAAGCAATAAGGTGATCTTGGCTGAAACGAAGTTTGAGTCGCTGCGACGGACCGTTCCGAAAGAGCCCGCGATTCTGCTCGGTCTTTTGACTTGTGCCATTTGGCGTGGCGACACGGACTCGCAATCAGATTTGTTGAAGAAGTTGTCGGCTTGCGAGTCGCTTGATTTCGAACAACGTGCTCGCTATCTGGCGATGTCAGCGCTGGCGAAGCCAGGTGCCCCGGATGCTTCGGTCGCGACGGTGACTTTGTCGGCTGATATTGACAAGGCAGACGAAGCCGAAATGGCGCTGATGACCGACGCTCGCATGGTTTCGTTGCCAGCCGACTTGCTGCAAGGCATGCGGACCAGCGAAGAGGACGTGCCGCCGAAGTCTGGTTTCCAGATTCTCGATCGCGACAAACCGGAATCGTTGGAAGTCTTGCCAGCGGTCAATGACGTCCCCGAAGCGATCGCGATGGTGTTCGTTTACGGTCGGCAAACCGACCGTTCGGCTCGTGTCGAAGTCATCGAAGTTCGGAAGGAAAACGTTGCCGAAGTGCGATCACGCATCGATGGTGTACTGAGCGGTTTGACATGGACAGAAACAGACGGCGAACAGTTGCCGTTGTTGGTGGGTTGCCAGCCAGCGATTGCGATGTTGCGGTTCAAGGCAAATCCTGCCGAAGCCGAGAAGCTGCAAAACGAGCTGTCCAATACTCGCATGGCTGCCGCAATCGTATCGCTGAAGTTGCCGATTCTTGGCGGAGCATCGCTGCAAGATTTAGCTGGCGACGAATCGAAATTGCTCGAGCGAACTGCTGTGGTACGCATTGTCCAACAATACGATTCGATCGCGGCAAAGGGCGACGTTGTGATGGACGAAGTGGTTAAGTTGGCGGGCTTGGCGCCGCTGGCAATGATCACGCCAACCGACGAGCAGACTGAATCGATCGCCAACGAAGATCTGAACTTGGTTGACCCAAGCGGTTTGAACGGCGAATCGATGATCTACTTGCTTCAGCGCGCTCAACAGGTTTCGGCAACGCCAGCGACTCGCCGATTGGCGACGCGTTTGATCGATGCGGATTTGACCGACGAACAGAAGCCAGCCAAGTTGCTCGCCTACATGTCGTTGATCAACGCTGCGGAAGGCGCTACCGAAGCCATCGAGTTGATGGATAAAGCTAAAGCCTTCGCCGCGAGCAATGGTCTTTCAACTTCGAATCTTTTGCTGAGCGAAATCGGGCTGCGTTTGTCCGCGGGTGATGGACCGGGTTTCCAAAACACGCTGCAAGAACTGACCACTCGCTACGGCAACGAGCCTGAAACGATGGCGCGTTTGCAGCAGATGTTGATCCAGTATGGCTTGATCAATCCAGACGGCTCGCCACGCGGTGGTCGCCCTCCTCAAGAGCCAGCCGCTGCTGGCGGTGGTTTGTGGACTCCGGACGGTGGTGGTTCGGGGGGGCCGGCCGGACCTGCTGGTCCACCGCCATCCGATGGTGGCAGCAAGTTGTGGGTCCCAGGAATGGACTGA
- the ribD gene encoding bifunctional diaminohydroxyphosphoribosylaminopyrimidine deaminase/5-amino-6-(5-phosphoribosylamino)uracil reductase RibD has product MSAAIRLAWRGQGHVEPNPMVGCLIVRDGVVIGEGYHAKFGGPHAEVAALQSLDSVDDARGATAYVTLEPCCHFGKTPPCADALVDAGVGRVVIAMQDPFEQVAGGGITRLRAAGIGVTVGVLGDEAAAMNAPFIKRVREGRPWVIAKWAMTIDGRIATESGESQWITGASSRAAVHQLRGRVDAIVVGMGTVIADDPMLDARPPGARVANRIVFCRRRLPGIDSKLVRTAAGVPLWLVAGPEVDAEKLRQLASLGAKVIPVATGDGVGMVDQAIGELAKNGATNVMLEGGGELLSSFFAANQVDECHVYIGAKAFGGAAAPGPIGGVGVASLDQAWRFELRELDRFDGDVRLIYRRSAD; this is encoded by the coding sequence ATGTCCGCAGCCATTCGGTTAGCATGGCGCGGGCAGGGGCACGTTGAACCCAACCCGATGGTCGGTTGCTTGATTGTTCGTGACGGTGTCGTGATTGGTGAGGGCTATCACGCTAAGTTCGGCGGACCGCATGCGGAAGTCGCGGCATTGCAGTCACTCGATTCAGTCGATGATGCTCGCGGAGCGACGGCCTACGTCACGTTGGAACCGTGCTGTCACTTCGGTAAGACACCACCGTGCGCCGACGCGCTGGTCGATGCCGGTGTCGGCCGGGTTGTGATTGCGATGCAGGATCCATTCGAGCAAGTTGCCGGCGGCGGCATCACGCGTCTGAGGGCTGCGGGGATTGGAGTCACCGTGGGAGTTCTGGGCGATGAAGCGGCGGCGATGAACGCACCGTTTATCAAACGAGTTCGCGAGGGTCGGCCCTGGGTGATCGCCAAGTGGGCGATGACGATTGATGGCCGGATCGCGACCGAGAGCGGTGAAAGTCAGTGGATCACGGGTGCGTCGTCGCGTGCTGCGGTGCATCAATTGCGCGGCCGCGTCGATGCGATTGTGGTCGGCATGGGAACCGTGATCGCAGACGATCCGATGTTGGACGCGCGTCCGCCGGGCGCTCGTGTGGCCAACCGAATTGTGTTTTGTCGGCGGCGTTTGCCCGGCATCGATAGCAAACTCGTCCGCACTGCAGCGGGGGTCCCACTGTGGTTGGTGGCTGGTCCGGAAGTGGATGCTGAAAAATTACGGCAACTCGCATCGTTGGGAGCCAAAGTCATTCCGGTGGCGACAGGCGACGGTGTTGGGATGGTCGATCAGGCGATTGGAGAGCTCGCGAAAAACGGTGCGACCAACGTGATGTTGGAAGGCGGTGGCGAGCTTTTGTCTAGCTTTTTTGCGGCGAATCAAGTGGATGAATGCCACGTCTACATCGGCGCCAAAGCTTTTGGGGGTGCGGCAGCACCTGGTCCCATCGGCGGAGTTGGCGTTGCCAGTCTGGACCAAGCGTGGCGTTTTGAGCTTCGCGAGCTGGATCGCTTTGATGGCGATGTGCGGCTGATTTACCGCCGTAGCGCGGACTGA
- a CDS encoding efflux RND transporter permease subunit — MMRTDDQQLAMEIADQFEQAGAIGDTLIKSGVVRRVVRVGDIADITRGCSDPLSRDAVINDSPPAVALGVMVRKTQRIDLWRADFQQVLDQYQSRLPAGLALDIMLNQNKYGEQRLSSLAGNLLLGVVAIGLVLLTLVGWRSAIVVALALPLSGFTTLFALRLLGNSDIIRCRSQE; from the coding sequence ATGATGCGCACCGATGACCAGCAGTTGGCGATGGAAATTGCGGATCAATTTGAACAAGCCGGTGCGATCGGCGATACGCTGATCAAGTCGGGTGTTGTTAGGCGAGTCGTACGCGTCGGCGATATCGCTGACATCACTCGCGGATGTTCCGATCCGCTGTCACGTGATGCTGTCATCAATGATTCCCCCCCCGCGGTCGCACTTGGCGTCATGGTGCGTAAGACGCAGCGCATCGACCTGTGGCGTGCTGATTTCCAGCAGGTCCTCGATCAATATCAGTCTCGGCTACCGGCCGGTTTGGCGTTAGATATCATGCTTAACCAAAACAAGTACGGCGAGCAGCGGTTGTCTTCACTCGCCGGAAATCTACTGCTTGGCGTGGTTGCGATTGGCTTGGTCTTGTTGACGCTTGTGGGATGGCGAAGTGCCATCGTCGTGGCGTTGGCACTACCGCTGTCTGGGTTTACGACACTGTTTGCTCTAAGACTGTTGGGGAATTCCGACATCATTCGATGTCGGTCACAGGAATGA